From Methanomicrobia archaeon:
GGACCGTGGGCACGAGTTCAAGGAGCATGCGGGAGTTCCTGCATGTGCTCAGAGCGTACCAGATCGAATTGGTTCTGGATATCAGGCGGTTCCCGACCTCCCGCTATCGCCACTTCACGCGAGAGCAACTCAGAGACTGCCTGGAGCAGCACGGCATTGTGTATCAACATGTAGGACGACTCGGCGGCTTTCGGAAGGGCGGCTATCGCGCGTACATGGAAACCCGTGAATTTGAGCGGGGATTGACCTACGTTGAAGAGCTTGCAGCATCAAAACGGGTCGTACTCATGTGCGCGGAGCTGCACGTCCTCAGATGTCATCGCCGGTTCATCGCCGATGCGTTGAAAGAGCGGGGTCATACCGTGCTACATATCGTGGATGACAGGACGAGCTACGAGCACAGCGGAGGAAAAGGTAAAGACATTGACCGGAAGCTGACCGAATTTTTGGGGGAGGACAAGTTCGA
This genomic window contains:
- a CDS encoding DUF488 domain-containing protein, whose product is MKIWTVGTSSRSMREFLHVLRAYQIELVLDIRRFPTSRYRHFTREQLRDCLEQHGIVYQHVGRLGGFRKGGYRAYMETREFERGLTYVEELAASKRVVLMCAELHVLRCHRRFIADALKERGHTVLHIVDDRTSYEHSGGKGKDIDRKLTEFLGEDKFD